DNA from Armatimonadota bacterium:
GACTGGGGCCGGATGGAAGCCGGCGCCGGACCGGGATTATCCGGCCCGCCCGGCAGGATAAGCCCCTGGTTGACAAGGGTTGACCGCCGGAGTACCCTGGCACTTGGCTCGCGAGAGCAGCGGAGGGGGAAGGCGGTGCGGCTTATCCGGACCACGAGGCGGGTTATCCCGGTCTGGATAAACAGGAGTTAGGCAGAATCAGGAGATGAGGAAATGAAGAAGAAGAAAATACAAAAAATTGTCAGAGAAGCCTATGGCAAGATTGCCCAAGGACAAGAAGGTTGTGGGTGCGGGACTTGCGGTCGAGATACCCAAGAATTCGCTAGGTCTATTGGTTACTCCGAAGAAGATTTAAGGGCTATTCCAAACGAGGCTAACTTGGCTCTTAGTTGTGGGAATCCAACAGCCCTAGCCAGCCTCAAGGAGGGTGAGATCGTACTTGACCTTGGCTCAGGCGCGGGATTTGATTGTTTTTTGGCCGCAAGCAAAGTTGGTGCAGGTGGCAAAGTTATTGGAGTGGATATGACACCTGAAATGGTTGAAAAAGCAAGACGCAATGCGAAAAAGAATGGTGTTACAAATGTTG
Protein-coding regions in this window:
- a CDS encoding methyltransferase domain-containing protein encodes the protein MKKKKIQKIVREAYGKIAQGQEGCGCGTCGRDTQEFARSIGYSEEDLRAIPNEANLALSCGNPTALASLKEGEIVLDLGSGAGFDCFLAASKVGAGGKVIGVDMTPEMVEKARRNAKKNGVTNVEFRLGEIESLPVADNSVDVVISNCVINLSADKPRVFQEV